From a region of the Citricoccus muralis genome:
- a CDS encoding Rv3654c family TadE-like protein, with the protein MSRTAARQTGEQVEQGEQGAGSVTVLATVFLTLALLGATAALGTAATAAARASGAADLAALAGADAARGLMLADPCALAAQTAERHGATVTECAAASDGTVQVRTHYESALPWPSEGVARAGPPASTAPR; encoded by the coding sequence ATGAGCCGGACGGCCGCACGCCAGACAGGCGAACAAGTCGAACAGGGCGAACAGGGCGCCGGCAGTGTCACCGTGCTGGCCACGGTGTTCCTGACCCTGGCGCTGCTGGGGGCTACTGCGGCGTTGGGCACCGCGGCGACGGCGGCGGCACGAGCCTCCGGCGCCGCGGACCTCGCCGCGCTCGCCGGCGCCGATGCCGCCCGTGGACTGATGCTGGCCGATCCCTGCGCCCTGGCTGCCCAGACGGCTGAACGTCACGGCGCTACGGTCACCGAGTGCGCTGCCGCCTCAGACGGCACCGTGCAGGTGCGCACCCACTATGAGTCGGCGCTGCCATGGCCCTCCGAAGGGGTGGCCCGGGCCGGACCGCCGGCGTCAACGGCGCCGCGGTGA
- a CDS encoding type II secretion system F family protein, which yields MTTSTTARPRATAAPDTLDAALAMDLVAGLLETGQSLVSGLDLLGTHVPGAAPVRRVADLLRAGVDWDDAWSAHEPEASDPDLQELAGELRFAHLTGAPTAALLRSTASTLRRHRKRRAEQRAAELGTRLVLPLGLCQLPSFLCLGVVPLVLALLP from the coding sequence ATGACCACGAGCACGACCGCCCGGCCCCGCGCCACGGCAGCACCGGACACACTGGACGCCGCCCTGGCGATGGACCTGGTGGCGGGACTGCTGGAGACGGGGCAGAGTCTCGTCTCCGGTCTCGACCTGCTGGGCACCCATGTCCCCGGGGCGGCGCCGGTCCGGCGCGTGGCCGACCTGCTGCGGGCCGGTGTCGACTGGGATGATGCCTGGTCGGCCCATGAGCCCGAAGCCAGCGACCCCGACCTGCAAGAGTTGGCCGGCGAACTCCGCTTCGCCCACCTCACCGGAGCGCCGACGGCTGCCCTGTTGCGATCTACAGCATCGACGCTCCGCCGTCACCGGAAACGCCGGGCCGAGCAACGGGCCGCAGAACTGGGCACCCGGTTGGTCCTGCCCCTGGGGCTCTGCCAGTTACCTTCATTCCTCTGCCTGGGCGTGGTCCCGCTCGTCCTGGCCCTGCTGCCCTGA
- a CDS encoding TadE family protein, which translates to MDRSPLTEHLPLTGSTGPGRSDDPGPLGPPADPARPLQPERPPGSKRPSGPAGAAGAERGSVTAEYAVMLPAAALVLVGALLAGAATLQQVRLEEAAAASVRELARGESEADVRSTARRMAGEATELSSDRSTGWVAVTVAHAPPGPLAWWDGWELEATAHAPDQWAVPPTGAP; encoded by the coding sequence ATGGACCGCAGTCCTCTGACCGAACATCTCCCCTTGACCGGATCCACGGGGCCCGGCCGTTCCGACGATCCTGGCCCTCTCGGCCCTCCTGCCGATCCCGCCCGCCCGCTGCAGCCCGAACGTCCTCCGGGGTCCAAGCGCCCCTCCGGTCCCGCCGGTGCTGCCGGTGCCGAACGAGGATCGGTCACCGCGGAATACGCGGTGATGCTGCCGGCCGCGGCCCTGGTGCTGGTGGGCGCTCTGCTCGCCGGTGCCGCGACCCTGCAGCAGGTTCGGTTGGAGGAGGCCGCGGCGGCCTCGGTCCGCGAGCTGGCCCGGGGAGAGAGCGAGGCCGACGTCCGCTCCACTGCCCGGCGCATGGCCGGTGAGGCCACGGAACTCAGCAGCGACCGGAGCACTGGCTGGGTGGCCGTGACCGTGGCCCACGCCCCTCCAGGACCCCTGGCATGGTGGGACGGGTGGGAACTCGAGGCCACGGCCCACGCTCCGGACCAGTGGGCCGTGCCTCCTACGGGAGCACCATGA
- a CDS encoding DEAD/DEAH box helicase: MSRTLGRRSIPPQLLHVRHLPERQAITVPWPEGTPEGLIHALGGSGALEPWKHQAEAAGLAAAGTNVVLATGTASGKSLGYQLAAGTALHDDPTGTMLYLSPTKALAADQLNAWRALARDGATWLRPAPYDGDTDIADRKWAREHANVLLTNPDMLHVGILPHHERWSRFFRRLRFVVVDEAHVYRGVFGSHVAVLLRRLARVCAHYRSGRRDGTEVPGTPGPVFIGASATSADPAGSFSRLIGADAVAVTEDASPHGAVTVGFWEPELTDRRGENGAPVRRSATAEGARMMADLAVTGTQTIAFIRSRRGAEAMASAAKRELAEVDPSLPPRVAAYRAGYLPEERREVETALRTGRLLGVASTPALELGIDIAGLDAVLVAGWPGTRASFFQQVGRAGRSGQESVALYVAGDDPLDTYVVHHPEAVFELAVEDSVTDPTNPHILAPHLCAAAAEFPLVPDGLGDFGDPEEVRGLVEQLVEEGYLRRRPAGWFWTHPEHAAGLVSLRDDGGGPVNIIDTETGALLGSMGSPQTHYQAHPGAVYVHQDRTYLVEDLDEDAHAVLVTRAWPDFFTQARDITEIEILDTVHRVDAGDLQWCTGPVKVTTQVVSYQRKALVSGEVLGEEPLELPARDLFTTAVWFHCPSEVLVAAGLTMDRLPGSLHAAEHAMIGLLPIVASNDRWDIGGVSMALHPDTGQPSVFVYDGHPGGAGFAERGFAEAATWLQATLDTVLSCSCSTGCPSCVQSPKCGNRNNPLDKDGAATLLTFVLQGVRIAAARSLRAAAHRGAVDAGGPARATPSEGHGSADS, encoded by the coding sequence CTGAGCCGCACGCTCGGCCGCCGCTCCATCCCGCCGCAATTGCTCCACGTCCGGCATCTGCCCGAACGGCAGGCCATCACGGTGCCCTGGCCGGAGGGCACCCCGGAGGGTCTCATCCACGCGCTCGGGGGCTCCGGGGCCCTGGAGCCCTGGAAGCACCAGGCCGAAGCGGCCGGCCTCGCCGCCGCCGGGACGAACGTGGTTCTGGCGACGGGGACGGCGTCGGGCAAATCCCTCGGCTACCAGCTCGCCGCCGGGACCGCCCTGCACGATGATCCCACCGGGACCATGCTCTACCTGTCCCCCACGAAGGCGCTCGCGGCCGACCAGCTCAACGCCTGGCGCGCACTGGCCCGGGACGGCGCGACCTGGCTGCGGCCGGCCCCCTACGACGGGGACACGGATATCGCCGACCGCAAGTGGGCTCGCGAACACGCGAACGTGCTGTTGACGAACCCGGACATGCTGCACGTCGGAATCCTGCCGCACCACGAACGCTGGTCCCGGTTCTTCCGGAGACTGCGCTTCGTGGTGGTGGACGAGGCACACGTGTACCGGGGGGTCTTCGGCTCCCATGTGGCCGTGCTGCTGCGCCGGCTGGCCCGCGTCTGCGCGCACTACCGGTCTGGGCGACGGGACGGGACCGAGGTCCCGGGCACACCGGGCCCGGTGTTCATCGGGGCCTCGGCCACCAGTGCGGACCCCGCCGGGTCCTTCTCGCGCCTGATCGGAGCGGACGCGGTGGCCGTGACCGAGGACGCCTCCCCCCACGGGGCCGTCACCGTCGGCTTCTGGGAACCGGAGCTCACCGACCGGCGCGGAGAGAACGGGGCACCCGTGCGCCGTTCGGCCACGGCCGAGGGCGCACGGATGATGGCCGATCTGGCCGTCACCGGCACCCAGACCATTGCCTTCATCCGCTCCCGCCGCGGAGCCGAGGCGATGGCCTCCGCCGCCAAACGTGAGCTCGCCGAGGTGGACCCATCCTTGCCGCCCCGGGTGGCGGCCTACCGGGCCGGTTACCTGCCCGAGGAGCGCCGCGAGGTGGAGACGGCCCTGCGCACCGGCCGGTTGCTGGGGGTCGCCTCCACGCCGGCGTTGGAGCTGGGCATCGACATCGCCGGACTCGACGCGGTACTGGTGGCCGGCTGGCCGGGCACCCGCGCGTCGTTCTTCCAGCAGGTGGGACGCGCCGGACGGTCGGGGCAGGAATCGGTGGCGCTCTACGTGGCCGGGGACGATCCCCTGGACACCTACGTGGTGCACCACCCGGAGGCCGTCTTCGAACTGGCCGTGGAGGACTCGGTCACGGACCCGACCAACCCACACATCCTCGCCCCGCATCTGTGCGCCGCGGCCGCCGAGTTCCCACTGGTCCCGGACGGGCTGGGCGACTTCGGAGACCCGGAGGAAGTCCGCGGACTCGTGGAACAGCTCGTCGAGGAGGGCTACCTGAGGCGCCGGCCAGCTGGCTGGTTCTGGACGCATCCCGAGCACGCCGCCGGATTGGTGTCCCTGCGGGACGACGGTGGCGGACCGGTGAACATCATCGACACCGAGACCGGCGCCCTGCTGGGCTCCATGGGCTCCCCGCAGACCCACTACCAGGCCCACCCCGGTGCTGTGTACGTCCACCAGGACCGGACGTACCTGGTGGAGGACCTCGACGAGGACGCCCATGCCGTCCTGGTCACGCGGGCGTGGCCGGATTTCTTCACGCAGGCCCGGGACATCACCGAGATCGAGATCCTGGACACCGTCCACCGCGTGGACGCCGGTGACTTGCAATGGTGCACGGGACCGGTGAAGGTCACCACGCAGGTGGTGTCCTACCAGCGCAAGGCCCTGGTCTCCGGAGAGGTCCTCGGCGAGGAGCCCCTGGAGCTGCCGGCCCGGGACCTCTTCACCACGGCCGTCTGGTTCCACTGTCCCTCGGAGGTACTCGTGGCCGCCGGCCTGACGATGGACCGGCTGCCCGGGTCCCTGCACGCCGCCGAGCACGCGATGATCGGGCTGCTGCCCATCGTGGCCTCGAACGACCGCTGGGACATCGGAGGGGTGTCCATGGCCCTGCACCCGGACACCGGCCAGCCCTCCGTGTTCGTCTACGACGGCCACCCGGGCGGCGCCGGCTTTGCCGAGCGGGGCTTCGCGGAGGCCGCGACCTGGCTGCAGGCCACCCTGGACACGGTGCTCTCCTGCAGTTGCTCCACGGGCTGCCCGTCCTGTGTGCAGTCCCCGAAATGCGGCAACCGCAACAACCCGCTGGACAAGGACGGGGCCGCAACCCTGCTGACGTTCGTGCTGCAGGGCGTCCGGATCGCGGCGGCACGATCGCTGCGGGCCGCCGCTCACCGCGGCGCCGTTGACGCCGGCGGTCCGGCCCGGGCCACCCCTTCGGAGGGCCATGGCAGCGCCGACTCATAG
- a CDS encoding GNAT family N-acetyltransferase encodes MTSALNDALVSTWVTGWSRCRNYDVQHDGVVHASLRSGVQAGDGQDWEYVLAHPDETALKAVSSEVQNHPGRLLTVVGPPPTVPAGVPLKSLSTGEKLMVVDMGGQDVEAPIVPEEFEATVERKDPDWFLVTIISTDEHPQGEGAVAARGRVAAVDGYAVFDRIWTSPDFRRQGLGSLVMRYLASLALEHDVEEGLLVASADGQALYGHLGWTELADVTVYGALEGDTENPSHSDAG; translated from the coding sequence ATGACTTCTGCCTTGAATGACGCGCTGGTCAGCACCTGGGTGACCGGCTGGTCCCGCTGCCGGAACTACGACGTGCAACATGACGGCGTGGTTCACGCATCCCTGCGCAGTGGCGTCCAGGCCGGTGACGGTCAGGACTGGGAGTACGTCCTGGCCCACCCGGACGAGACCGCCCTCAAGGCGGTGTCCTCCGAGGTCCAGAACCACCCCGGACGGCTGCTGACCGTGGTCGGTCCGCCCCCCACCGTGCCGGCCGGCGTCCCCCTCAAGTCGCTCTCCACCGGTGAGAAGCTCATGGTGGTGGACATGGGAGGCCAGGACGTCGAGGCCCCCATCGTGCCCGAGGAGTTCGAGGCCACCGTGGAGCGCAAGGACCCGGACTGGTTCCTCGTGACCATCATCAGCACGGATGAGCATCCCCAGGGCGAGGGCGCCGTGGCGGCCCGCGGCCGGGTGGCCGCCGTGGACGGCTACGCCGTGTTCGACCGCATCTGGACCTCGCCAGACTTCCGCCGGCAGGGCCTCGGTTCGCTGGTGATGCGCTACCTCGCCTCGCTGGCCCTGGAACACGACGTCGAGGAAGGCCTGCTCGTGGCCAGCGCCGACGGCCAGGCCCTCTACGGCCACCTCGGCTGGACCGAGCTCGCCGACGTCACCGTCTACGGCGCCCTCGAGGGCGATACCGAGAACCCGTCCCACTCGGACGCCGGCTGA
- a CDS encoding DUF4244 domain-containing protein, whose protein sequence is MTATLQHEHHAPLTASGVHQPGGPASTADSASTASTAFAVQGRRASTPDWSDETGAQTAEYGIVTLAAVGFAGVLAVVLAGTDVQGLLLDIVKNALSFG, encoded by the coding sequence ATGACCGCCACATTGCAGCACGAACACCATGCCCCGCTAACGGCGAGCGGAGTCCACCAGCCTGGAGGCCCCGCAAGCACCGCGGACAGCGCCTCCACCGCCTCCACCGCCTTCGCCGTACAGGGCCGTCGCGCCTCGACCCCGGATTGGAGCGATGAGACCGGTGCACAGACAGCCGAATACGGCATCGTCACGCTCGCCGCCGTTGGGTTTGCCGGCGTCCTGGCCGTCGTCCTCGCCGGGACCGACGTGCAGGGACTGCTGCTGGACATCGTCAAGAACGCCCTCAGCTTCGGCTGA
- a CDS encoding rhodanese-related sulfurtransferase yields MSQSKIALYYRFAPLADPEAVRLWQHALASRWGLTGRIIVSPHGINGTVGGPLDAVKQYVKTTRTYGPFAGLEVKWSDGSAEDFPRLSVKVRPELVAFDAPDEIVVTEDGVQDTGVHLTPEDLHRLVEEKESAGTPVVFFDGRNAVEAKIGRFAGAVVPDTVTTRDFISELDSGVYDHLKDQPVVTYCTGGVRCEVLTALMHHRGFGEVYQLDGGIVKYGEAYGDSGLWEGSLAVFDQRMRVQFSDQSATIGECALCAGPTSELRNCSDPSCQTLDTVCDACALAVPNRTCVVCR; encoded by the coding sequence GTGAGCCAGTCCAAGATCGCCCTGTACTACCGCTTCGCCCCGTTGGCCGATCCGGAGGCCGTACGCCTCTGGCAGCACGCCTTGGCCTCGCGCTGGGGGCTGACCGGGCGCATCATCGTGTCCCCGCACGGGATCAACGGCACCGTGGGCGGACCCCTGGATGCCGTGAAACAGTATGTCAAGACCACTCGCACGTATGGCCCGTTCGCCGGTCTGGAGGTCAAGTGGTCCGACGGCTCTGCGGAGGACTTCCCGCGGCTGTCCGTCAAGGTGCGGCCCGAGCTCGTGGCCTTTGACGCCCCAGACGAGATCGTCGTGACCGAGGACGGCGTGCAGGACACCGGCGTGCACCTGACGCCCGAAGACCTGCACCGACTGGTCGAGGAGAAGGAGTCCGCCGGGACCCCCGTGGTGTTCTTCGACGGGCGCAACGCCGTGGAGGCCAAGATCGGCCGATTCGCCGGGGCCGTGGTGCCGGACACCGTCACCACCCGGGACTTCATCTCCGAACTCGATTCGGGCGTCTACGACCACCTCAAGGACCAGCCCGTGGTCACCTACTGCACCGGCGGGGTCCGCTGTGAGGTTCTGACGGCGCTGATGCACCACCGCGGCTTCGGGGAGGTCTACCAACTGGACGGCGGGATCGTGAAGTACGGGGAGGCCTATGGTGACTCCGGGCTCTGGGAGGGATCCCTGGCCGTCTTCGACCAACGCATGCGGGTCCAGTTCTCCGACCAGTCCGCGACGATCGGCGAGTGCGCCCTCTGTGCGGGTCCCACCTCGGAACTGCGGAACTGCTCCGATCCGTCCTGTCAGACCCTGGACACCGTGTGCGATGCCTGCGCTCTGGCCGTCCCGAACCGCACGTGCGTGGTGTGCCGGTGA